A genomic region of Chlorobaculum parvum NCIB 8327 contains the following coding sequences:
- the dsrJ gene encoding sulfate reduction electron transfer complex DsrMKJOP subunit DsrJ → MNKISHILGAFAAGLVVFIAAWFFIHAGHGGSIPAHAEDPAVAAATVQPGGAPIDSSKCILPTEYMRAHHMQILNKWRHDSVREGNRVYVNPEGEHFEKSLNTCLGCHNNNPMFCFMCHQYADVKPTCWDCHLSPMEVPQ, encoded by the coding sequence ATGAATAAAATCAGTCATATCCTCGGTGCTTTCGCTGCGGGCCTCGTCGTGTTCATCGCGGCCTGGTTCTTCATCCACGCTGGCCACGGAGGCTCCATCCCGGCTCACGCCGAAGACCCCGCCGTCGCTGCCGCAACCGTCCAGCCGGGCGGCGCGCCCATCGACAGCTCGAAGTGCATCCTGCCGACCGAGTACATGCGGGCGCACCACATGCAGATTCTCAACAAGTGGCGTCACGATTCGGTGCGCGAAGGCAACCGCGTCTATGTCAATCCCGAAGGCGAGCACTTTGAAAAGAGCCTGAACACCTGCCTCGGCTGCCACAACAACAATCCGATGTTCTGCTTTATGTGCCATCAGTACGCCGACGTCAAGCCGACCTGCTGGGACTGCCATCTGTCGCCTATGGAGGTGCCGCAATGA
- the dsrO gene encoding sulfate reduction electron transfer complex DsrMKJOP subunit DsrO, whose protein sequence is MNQNRREFLKKAGLGALAGLGAAAGLFPAFALEPTDTSNFTKKPTPGKVRWGMLVDTRKCLGNCTECVVRCHHDHNVPDLSGTKNEVKWIWKSGYEEALPTASQQFQTDEVKHRKVLTLCNHCEEPPCTRACPTEATFKRWDGIVSMDYHRCIGCRFCMAACPYGSRSFNWVDPRPHVAELSNTYPTRMRGVVEKCNFCSERLVKGELPACVDSCPQKALIFGDLNDPNSEIRRMIAANETMQRKPELGTLPSVFYII, encoded by the coding sequence ATGAACCAAAACCGTAGAGAGTTCCTGAAAAAGGCCGGACTCGGCGCGCTTGCCGGTCTCGGTGCGGCGGCGGGGTTGTTCCCGGCGTTCGCCCTCGAACCGACCGATACCTCTAATTTCACCAAAAAGCCGACGCCCGGCAAGGTGCGCTGGGGGATGCTGGTCGATACCCGCAAGTGCCTCGGCAACTGCACCGAGTGCGTTGTCCGCTGCCATCACGACCACAACGTGCCCGATCTGAGCGGCACCAAGAACGAGGTCAAGTGGATATGGAAGAGCGGGTATGAAGAGGCCTTACCGACGGCGAGCCAGCAGTTCCAGACCGACGAGGTCAAGCACCGCAAGGTGCTCACGCTCTGCAACCACTGCGAGGAGCCGCCCTGCACACGGGCCTGCCCGACCGAGGCGACCTTCAAGCGCTGGGACGGCATCGTGTCGATGGACTACCACCGCTGCATCGGCTGCCGCTTCTGCATGGCCGCCTGCCCGTACGGTTCGCGCAGCTTCAACTGGGTGGATCCGCGCCCGCATGTCGCCGAGCTGAGCAATACCTATCCGACGCGAATGCGCGGCGTGGTGGAGAAGTGCAACTTCTGCTCCGAGCGCCTGGTCAAGGGCGAGCTTCCGGCGTGCGTCGACAGCTGTCCGCAGAAAGCGCTCATCTTCGGCGACCTGAACGATCCGAACTCGGAGATCCGCCGGATGATCGCCGCCAACGAAACCATGCAGCGCAAGCCGGAACTGGGCACGCTGCCGTCAGTCTTTTACATCATCTAA
- the dsrP gene encoding sulfate reduction electron transfer complex DsrMKJOP subunit DsrP, translating to MIEKALKGGRGYWTWVAILLAVIGLGVTAYARQMTLGLGVTGMGRDISWGVYIAQFTFLVGVAASAVMLVLPYYLHNQKAFSKIVIVGEFLAVSAALMCMLFILADMGRPDRVLNVLLHPSPHSMVFWDVLVLNGYLFLNLISGWAVLGAERKGVKPASWVKALIYISIPWAFSIHTVTAFLFAGLPGRHLWLTAVLAPRFLASAFAAGTAILILLTFILKRVAKFDAGPEARTKLAVLSAYAGVANLFFLGTEFFTAFYSNVPAHMHSLQYLYFGLDGHGPLVPYMWFSLIAGIISVGVLLSPPLRRQNGWLIAACIGLVVSIWIDKGVGLIIGGFNPTPLEAIVDYIPTFTEISVTLGIWAIGLLVLTMLLKVAIAVKTQEA from the coding sequence ATGATCGAGAAAGCGCTCAAAGGGGGTCGCGGCTACTGGACATGGGTAGCCATCCTGCTCGCTGTCATCGGCCTCGGCGTCACGGCGTACGCCCGCCAGATGACCCTCGGCCTCGGCGTCACCGGCATGGGCCGTGACATAAGCTGGGGCGTCTATATCGCCCAGTTCACCTTTCTGGTCGGCGTGGCGGCTTCAGCCGTGATGCTGGTGCTGCCCTACTACTTGCACAACCAGAAGGCCTTTTCCAAAATCGTTATCGTCGGTGAGTTTCTGGCCGTCTCAGCGGCGCTCATGTGCATGCTGTTCATTCTGGCCGACATGGGCCGACCCGACCGCGTGCTGAACGTGCTGCTGCACCCCTCGCCTCACTCGATGGTGTTCTGGGATGTGCTGGTGCTGAACGGCTACCTCTTCCTGAACCTCATCAGCGGCTGGGCGGTGCTCGGCGCTGAGCGCAAGGGTGTGAAGCCTGCGTCGTGGGTCAAGGCACTGATCTACATTTCGATTCCGTGGGCCTTCAGCATTCACACCGTCACGGCGTTCCTGTTCGCCGGACTGCCGGGCCGCCACCTCTGGTTGACCGCCGTGCTCGCCCCGCGCTTCCTGGCCTCGGCGTTCGCCGCCGGTACGGCCATCCTGATTCTGCTCACCTTCATTCTGAAGCGTGTTGCGAAGTTCGACGCAGGCCCGGAGGCGCGCACCAAGCTCGCCGTGCTGAGCGCCTATGCTGGCGTGGCGAACCTCTTCTTCCTCGGTACGGAGTTTTTTACGGCCTTTTACAGCAACGTGCCCGCGCACATGCACAGCTTGCAGTACCTCTACTTCGGCCTTGACGGCCACGGCCCGCTCGTGCCGTACATGTGGTTCTCGCTGATCGCCGGAATCATCTCGGTTGGCGTGCTGCTCTCTCCGCCGCTGCGCCGCCAGAACGGCTGGTTGATCGCCGCCTGTATCGGTCTGGTTGTCTCTATCTGGATCGACAAGGGCGTCGGCCTCATCATCGGCGGCTTCAACCCCACGCCGCTCGAAGCGATTGTCGATTACATCCCGACCTTCACCGAAATTTCGGTCACGCTCGGCATCTGGGCCATCGGTTTGCTGGTGCTCACCATGCTGCTCAAGGTCGCCATCGCGGTCAAGACGCAGGAGGCGTAA
- a CDS encoding precorrin-2 dehydrogenase/sirohydrochlorin ferrochelatase family protein, with amino-acid sequence MKVFLPLNVRVDNKKILFVGGGKIALHKIQTIEKYTRNITIVSPEIIDELKGKGFTEIYKTYEPSDLDGAFLVYASTNIEEVNRQVRDDAEARGIIVNVVDNRELSDFISPAIIKKGEMTVAVSSNGQNVKKSVAWRNRLREMIDEEWPETNQ; translated from the coding sequence ATGAAAGTATTTCTGCCGCTCAACGTCCGGGTGGACAACAAGAAAATCCTCTTTGTCGGCGGGGGCAAGATTGCTCTGCACAAGATTCAGACCATCGAGAAGTACACCCGCAACATCACGATCGTTTCGCCGGAGATTATCGACGAGCTGAAGGGCAAGGGATTCACCGAAATCTATAAAACCTATGAGCCGAGCGATCTGGACGGGGCGTTTCTCGTCTATGCGAGCACGAACATCGAGGAGGTGAACCGGCAGGTGCGCGACGACGCCGAGGCGCGGGGGATCATCGTCAATGTGGTGGACAATCGCGAGCTTTCGGACTTCATCTCCCCGGCGATCATCAAGAAGGGCGAGATGACCGTCGCGGTCTCATCAAACGGCCAGAACGTCAAGAAGTCCGTCGCGTGGCGCAACCGGCTCCGCGAGATGATCGACGAGGAGTGGCCGGAGACCAATCAGTAA
- the cobA gene encoding uroporphyrinogen-III C-methyltransferase, translating into MTDRTPAEQAPRKGYVYIAGAGPGDPELMTIKADRALREADVILFDDLVLPQMLEAYKAEKIYTGKRKDAHHFAQDEINQEIVRHALLGKTVVRLKGGDPFIFGRGGEEIETLRQHGIDYEIIPGITAAHGASAYSEIPLTMRKVSSSVAFCTGHPVNKIQVPDTDTIVYYMVASNVHDVLDKVAASGRSGETMVAVVQNATRYNQRVFTGTLDEFRKRERAVYSPALLIIGQNINQYIEQTWYSRKKKVLMTGGDVKKYDPANWITVHFPCRQVAGADLDAVKRCMGKIDDFSMLFFQNRFAVTYFFKYLFEHGKDVRHLAHMTICTSSRTAASELLEYGIIPDCCLESEGSSTISGLLGKEGLTGQNILLPGAENVDEAVSAELKSAGNSVTPLTVYVHGAQDKGDAIDLDFIDEIYFASPACVRKFRELYGEIPARITVAPADANTREEYSRLFGA; encoded by the coding sequence ATGACCGATAGAACTCCAGCGGAGCAGGCTCCGCGAAAAGGCTACGTTTATATCGCTGGCGCGGGGCCGGGCGATCCCGAGCTGATGACCATCAAGGCCGACCGGGCGCTTCGCGAGGCGGACGTGATTCTGTTCGACGATCTGGTGCTTCCGCAGATGCTCGAAGCCTACAAGGCCGAGAAGATCTATACCGGCAAGCGCAAGGATGCGCACCACTTCGCGCAGGACGAAATCAACCAGGAGATCGTGCGCCACGCGCTGCTCGGCAAGACGGTGGTGCGGCTCAAGGGCGGCGATCCGTTCATCTTCGGGCGCGGCGGCGAGGAGATCGAGACGCTCCGGCAGCACGGCATCGACTACGAAATCATCCCCGGCATCACTGCCGCGCACGGGGCGAGCGCGTACAGCGAAATTCCGCTCACCATGCGCAAGGTCTCCTCGTCGGTGGCCTTCTGTACCGGCCATCCGGTCAACAAGATTCAGGTGCCCGATACAGATACGATCGTCTATTACATGGTGGCCTCGAACGTGCACGACGTGCTCGACAAGGTGGCCGCGTCAGGCCGCAGCGGTGAGACGATGGTGGCTGTGGTGCAGAACGCCACCCGCTACAACCAGCGCGTCTTCACCGGTACGCTCGACGAGTTCCGCAAGCGCGAGCGGGCGGTCTATTCACCGGCGCTGCTCATCATCGGCCAGAACATCAACCAGTACATCGAACAGACCTGGTATTCGCGCAAGAAGAAGGTGCTGATGACCGGCGGCGACGTCAAAAAGTACGACCCGGCAAACTGGATCACGGTGCACTTCCCGTGCCGTCAGGTGGCTGGGGCCGACCTCGACGCGGTGAAGCGCTGCATGGGCAAGATCGACGACTTCTCGATGCTCTTTTTCCAGAACCGTTTCGCCGTCACCTACTTTTTCAAGTACCTCTTCGAGCACGGCAAGGATGTGCGCCACCTGGCTCACATGACCATCTGTACCTCCAGCCGCACGGCGGCCAGCGAGCTGCTCGAATACGGTATCATTCCCGATTGCTGCCTCGAATCGGAGGGGTCATCGACCATTTCCGGACTACTTGGCAAGGAGGGGCTCACCGGCCAGAACATTCTCCTGCCCGGTGCAGAGAACGTCGATGAGGCCGTTTCTGCCGAACTGAAGTCTGCGGGCAACAGCGTCACGCCGCTGACCGTCTATGTGCACGGTGCGCAGGACAAGGGTGATGCGATCGACCTCGATTTCATCGACGAAATCTATTTCGCCTCCCCGGCTTGCGTCCGGAAATTCCGCGAACTGTACGGCGAGATTCCGGCCCGTATCACGGTCGCTCCTGCCGATGCCAACACGAGAGAGGAGTATTCCAGACTGTTCGGCGCCTGA
- a CDS encoding uridine kinase family protein: MLNDVLLIRQEHISAAAVICERILSDMTVLRRTRPGHKFIVAISGESGSGKSELAHAIAQDLKKAAVQPKILHTDNYYRVCPAERLAARIADNFEHVGAAEYDWDLLKSNINDFRSGRMSLMPCIDVVNGQLDRLISDFSKVDVLVVDGLYALGIREADLSVYIDLSWRETRKNQTLRGKEEDDDYRLKVLEKESEDVKAFRYRADLIIDHDYCVHKVAAPDDVPAGQGYYRD; encoded by the coding sequence ATGCTCAATGATGTCCTCCTGATCCGGCAAGAGCACATTTCCGCAGCTGCGGTTATTTGCGAAAGAATCCTTTCAGATATGACGGTTCTTCGCAGAACCCGCCCCGGTCACAAGTTCATTGTGGCCATTTCGGGTGAATCGGGAAGTGGAAAATCAGAGCTCGCCCATGCCATTGCCCAGGATCTGAAGAAAGCGGCGGTTCAGCCCAAGATACTCCACACCGACAACTACTACCGGGTCTGCCCGGCCGAGCGGCTCGCGGCAAGAATTGCCGACAATTTCGAGCATGTCGGTGCCGCCGAATACGACTGGGATCTCCTCAAAAGCAACATCAACGATTTCCGCTCCGGACGCATGTCGCTTATGCCCTGCATCGACGTCGTCAACGGCCAGCTTGACCGGCTCATCAGCGACTTCTCAAAGGTCGACGTACTTGTCGTCGACGGCCTTTATGCGCTCGGCATCAGGGAGGCTGACCTCAGCGTCTATATCGATCTCAGCTGGCGAGAGACTCGCAAAAACCAGACGCTGCGAGGTAAAGAGGAAGACGACGACTATCGCCTCAAAGTGCTCGAAAAGGAGAGCGAGGATGTGAAAGCGTTTCGTTACCGAGCCGATCTGATCATTGACCACGATTACTGCGTGCATAAAGTCGCCGCCCCGGATGATGTGCCTGCCGGGCAGGGTTATTACAGGGACTGA
- a CDS encoding PAS domain-containing protein, which produces MAEGYDTQISGRLRSFQEQQEELQIIFDSIPAWIFYKDKENRFLKVNKAFCDGMAVSREELEGRSMSELYPREQAEAFWKDDKEVMASGQPKRNILEPVTLPNKETLWLRTDKIPYRDAHGDVIGIIGFSIDVTARKQAEDALRAAYAEEKRLCYVNEQIVVQLRDALAQIRTLNSLLPVCAQCKKICDENGQWHYMETYISTRTNTQFTHGLCPDCAKAAMRDAGMNYDGTEL; this is translated from the coding sequence ATGGCTGAGGGATACGATACACAGATCAGTGGGAGGTTGAGATCATTCCAGGAGCAGCAAGAGGAGCTTCAGATCATCTTTGATTCTATTCCCGCATGGATATTTTACAAAGACAAGGAGAATCGATTTCTGAAAGTCAATAAGGCTTTTTGCGATGGTATGGCTGTTTCCAGAGAAGAATTGGAAGGCCGTTCCATGTCTGAGTTATACCCCAGGGAACAGGCGGAAGCATTTTGGAAAGACGACAAGGAGGTGATGGCGTCAGGCCAGCCGAAGCGTAATATTCTTGAGCCTGTGACGCTCCCCAATAAGGAGACGCTATGGCTTCGGACAGACAAGATCCCTTATCGCGATGCGCATGGGGATGTGATCGGGATTATAGGTTTTTCTATTGATGTCACTGCTCGAAAACAAGCGGAGGATGCGTTGCGTGCGGCCTATGCGGAAGAGAAGCGACTTTGCTACGTTAACGAACAAATAGTTGTCCAACTAAGAGACGCGCTTGCACAAATACGGACACTGAATTCGCTTCTTCCTGTCTGTGCGCAATGCAAGAAGATTTGTGACGAAAACGGCCAGTGGCATTATATGGAGACCTATATTAGTACGCGTACAAACACGCAGTTTACCCATGGACTGTGCCCTGATTGCGCTAAAGCAGCAATGCGGGACGCCGGCATGAATTACGATGGCACTGAACTATAA
- a CDS encoding ATP-dependent Clp protease adaptor ClpS, protein MKDYSLNASPMDMIRLDAGNTPDTRTEELVADIDTLDAWRVVLFNDDEHTFDEVIFQIIKAVRCPRAIAEKKTWEVHTKGRSIVYAGPMSNCIQVSAVLEEIALRTEIQTG, encoded by the coding sequence ATGAAAGATTATTCTCTGAACGCGAGCCCTATGGATATGATCCGTCTTGACGCAGGCAACACCCCCGATACCCGAACCGAAGAGCTTGTTGCCGACATCGATACCCTCGACGCCTGGCGGGTGGTGCTTTTCAATGATGACGAGCACACCTTCGACGAAGTGATCTTCCAGATCATCAAAGCCGTGCGCTGCCCGCGAGCCATCGCCGAAAAAAAGACCTGGGAAGTCCACACCAAAGGCCGCTCCATCGTCTATGCAGGCCCTATGTCCAACTGCATCCAGGTCAGCGCCGTGCTGGAAGAGATCGCCCTCAGAACCGAGATTCAGACAGGGTGA
- a CDS encoding S66 peptidase family protein, translating into MKILIPKALRRGDVIGLISPSSTCAEPEKIEQAVTYLEHNGYRVKTSHYLNRSEHDPEHTDRYKLHDLHEMFADQLVSAVFCLRGGAGATRILDRIDYGLIAANPKILVGYSDITALSLAVFRKSGLVNFSGPMAATELYAPSSYTEEHFWGILTDPEYPAALRNFQEHPISCIKSGSVTGRLIGGNLSVLSSLVGTPYLPSLSGSILFTEDVNEPAYRIDRMLSHLFNAGLVRKCRGLMFGQFSKNPADEHREYRFDKMFAYYANRMHESSPVMTGLSYGHIKELMTLPVGARCRLEITPDHYAFGVAEQVVSR; encoded by the coding sequence ATGAAGATTCTGATCCCGAAGGCCCTCCGCAGGGGAGATGTGATCGGCCTGATCTCTCCCTCGTCAACCTGCGCTGAGCCTGAAAAGATCGAGCAGGCCGTCACCTACCTTGAGCACAACGGCTACAGGGTCAAGACATCCCATTACCTGAACCGCTCGGAACACGACCCCGAGCATACCGACCGTTACAAGCTCCACGACCTTCACGAGATGTTCGCCGACCAGCTTGTCAGCGCTGTGTTCTGCCTGCGCGGCGGTGCGGGAGCCACGCGGATTCTCGACCGGATCGACTACGGCCTGATCGCGGCCAACCCTAAAATTCTCGTCGGCTATTCGGACATCACGGCCCTGTCACTGGCTGTTTTCCGGAAAAGCGGGCTCGTCAACTTCTCCGGACCGATGGCCGCCACGGAGCTGTATGCCCCCAGCAGCTACACCGAAGAGCACTTCTGGGGCATCCTGACCGATCCGGAGTACCCGGCAGCGCTCCGCAATTTTCAGGAACATCCGATCAGTTGCATCAAATCGGGTTCGGTTACCGGCCGACTGATTGGCGGCAACCTCTCGGTACTCTCCTCGCTGGTCGGCACCCCCTACCTGCCCTCGCTCAGCGGCAGCATTCTTTTCACCGAGGACGTCAACGAACCGGCCTACCGCATCGACAGGATGCTCTCGCACCTGTTCAATGCCGGGCTCGTCAGGAAGTGCCGCGGCCTGATGTTCGGGCAGTTCAGTAAAAATCCTGCCGACGAACACCGGGAGTATCGTTTCGACAAGATGTTCGCCTACTACGCGAACCGGATGCACGAAAGTTCGCCGGTGATGACTGGCCTGTCGTACGGGCACATCAAAGAGCTGATGACTCTGCCGGTCGGCGCTCGATGCCGACTGGAGATCACGCCGGATCACTACGCCTTCGGCGTTGCCGAGCAGGTCGTTTCCCGCTGA
- the atpC gene encoding ATP synthase F1 subunit epsilon, whose amino-acid sequence MASSENFTLDIVTPQKLFFSGEVNSVIAPGLDGLFQVLKGHAPLVAALKNGKVRLSLPDRSENTFQISDGFFEVSNNKAILLTEDVS is encoded by the coding sequence ATGGCAAGTTCCGAAAACTTTACGCTCGATATCGTCACGCCGCAGAAGTTGTTCTTTTCCGGCGAGGTTAACAGCGTCATTGCTCCCGGACTGGACGGCCTGTTTCAGGTGCTCAAAGGCCACGCGCCTTTGGTCGCAGCCCTGAAAAACGGTAAAGTGCGCCTGTCCCTGCCTGACAGGTCAGAGAATACGTTCCAGATTTCGGACGGCTTCTTTGAAGTGAGCAACAACAAGGCAATCCTGCTGACCGAGGACGTTTCCTGA